A DNA window from Phoenix dactylifera cultivar Barhee BC4 chromosome 13, palm_55x_up_171113_PBpolish2nd_filt_p, whole genome shotgun sequence contains the following coding sequences:
- the LOC103714417 gene encoding 3-isopropylmalate dehydrogenase 2, chloroplastic: MAALHANVRSFKTLDLYPKRSAPPRTWARFRCSATAPPRPRSYSVTLLPGDGIGPEVVSIAKDVLSVAGSHEGIEFRFREMPVGGAAIDSIGVPLPEETLAAAKESDAVLLGAIGGYKWDGNEKHLKPETGLLQLRAGLGVFANLRPAAVLPQLVDSSTLKKEVAEGVDIMVVRELTGGIYFGKPRGFGTNDKGEDIGFNTEVYSASEIDRIARVAFEVARKRRGKLCSVDKANVLEASMLWRKRVTMLASKFSDVQLSHMYVDNAAMQLIRDPKQFDTIVTNNIFGDILSDEASMLTGSIGMLPSASVGESGPGLFEPIHGSAPDIAGQDKANPLATVLSAAMLLRYGLGEENAAKRIETAVMETLNRGFRTGDIISTGMTLVGCKRMGVEVLRSVDSQTALTASL; this comes from the exons ATGGCGGCTTTGCATGCGAACGTGCGGTCCTTCAAAACCCTAGACCTCTATCCGAAGCGATCCGCACCTCCGCGGACTTGGGCACGCTTCCGCTGCTCCGCCACCGCGCCGCCGCGGCCCAGGAGCTACAGCGTCACCCTCCTCCCCGGCGACGGCATCGGGCCCGAGGTCGTCTCCATCGCCAAGGACGTCCTCTCCGTCGCTGGCTCCCATGAAG GAATCGAGTTTAGATTCCGGGAGATGCCGGTCGGCGGCGCGGCGATCGACTCGATTGGTGTTCCGCTGCCGGAGGAGACTCTCGCCGCTGCTAAGGAGTCGGACGCGGTTCTTTTGGGAGCCATTGGAGG GTACAAATGGGATGGGAATGAGAAGCATCTGAAGCCCGAAACTGGGTTGCTGCAGCTACGGGCAGGGCTTGGTGTTTTTGCGAACTTAAGGCCAGCTGCTGTGTTGCCACAG CTAGTTGACTCATCAACTCTCAAGAAGGAGGTTGCTGAAGGAGTTGACATCATGGTTGTAAGAGAGCTTACTGGAG GAATCTATTTTGGAAAACCTAGGGGTTTTGGAACCAATGACAAGGGTGAGGACATTGGTTTCAATACCGAAGTCTATTCTGCATCTGAG ATTGATCGGATAGCACGTGTGGCGTTTGAGGTTGCTCGAAAACGACGTGGCAAACTATGCTCTGTTGACAAGGCAAATGTGTTGGAG GCGTCAATGCTATGGAGGAAGAGGGTGACAATGCTGGCTTCCAAATTTTCTGATGTTCAGCTCTCCCATATGTATGTTGATAATGCTGCAATGCAACTTATTCGTGATCCCAAACAG TTTGATACAATTGTTACAAATAATATCTTTGGTGATATTCTATCCGATGAAGCATCCATGCTTACTGGAAGCATTGGTATGCTTCCATCTGCCAGTGTTGGTGAATCA GGTCCTGGCCTTTTTGAACCAATCCATGGATCTGCTCCTGATATTGCTGGGCAG GACAAAGCAAATCCATTAGCAACAGTCCTTAGTGCTGCAATGCTATTGCGGTATGGCCTTGGTGAAGAGAATGCTGCAAAAAGGATTGAGACTGCAGTAATGGAAACACTAAATAGAGGTTTTCGAACTGGTGACATAATTTCTACAGGCATG